Proteins from one Gossypium raimondii isolate GPD5lz chromosome 8, ASM2569854v1, whole genome shotgun sequence genomic window:
- the LOC105792082 gene encoding uncharacterized protein LOC105792082, with the protein MYLFNFYEEKMLVGDFDMNSMPRDADSLKDVFKQTMLDQEIIFRKQVCELHRLYSVQKTLMKDLTPPELEKYNSWKANLQSFPQETRLPTNSIPMLDSGVSSSLELLEGWKDNSYKYQPRPFDLQLVPDRYIRLGDNNNLPKKVKVGDHLQETLGVNSVHDGGFSDPLELRLSLSLGVAKGKKEDKQRSRCDQKTNTFSRIVIDLEESTERTSDEDAKHSPFDFAAKVTYPGGKHDSQVAINSNPITSECMKKDLSYKIAETSSFVGDRNCQDWSDSDQGLKCHKNMLHKNLLARKQQFTSCGMGNVDLNEVQLDDLSCESDDAIVVNPLMTSSSCGFSGLVSKNHETLCPIILRGKEIKEFPNGTSEMIQQEDGVKLDLINSNNKDRRTEVQVRNSVHSGTNERGISLNNPASESSPRINMPEYCSSHGGITKNGRDELILKLQNGSAHGLNSACLVAKQFGCEKTEEEENVSIYSDKVQITIEDEHHDVSPHSWKSSCISDNDSSPIRTMESGIQSCNSNIPASDQFSETHGRPKVAETLSGEQDQRSSGSNEMKHECYYKWEESAEVDDLIHIAAESLIHISLENSACYQESSTQAASNELENEVKEQPQRSIDSFELMTLEQAETGADEYSVTSKPFEVSDGQTKDFGIKLRRGRRLKDFQKDILPGLASLSRHEICEDKNILEGVLRSREYKKMRAKMAIGENWCTPVRSKQSRLNYVGRKTFR; encoded by the exons ATGTATCTGTTCAATTTTTACGAGGAAAAAATGTTGGTAGGAGATTTTGATATGAATTCAATGCCACGAGACGCTGATTCACTTAAAGATGTTTTCAAGCAGACCATGCTTGATCAAGAGATCATATTCAGAAAGCAG GTCTGTGAGCTCCATCGTTTGTATAGTGTTCAGAAGACTCTAATGAAGGATCTTACACCACCGGAGCTTGAAAAGTACAATTCATGGAAAGCAAATCTACAATCTTTTCCCCAAGAAACAAGATTGCCAACAAATTCAATTCCCATG TTGGACTCGGGGGTATCTTCAAGTCTGGAGTTGTTAGAAGGGTGGAAGGACAATAGCTATAAGTATCAGCCTAGGCCTTTTGATCTTCAACTTGTGCCTGATCGGTATATTCGCCTTGGAGATAATAATAACCTTCCAAAAAAAGTAAAGGTTGGAGATCACTTACAAGAAACATTGGGTGTAAATTCTGTCCATGATGGTGGTTTCTCGGATCCACTGGAGTTGAGGCTTTCTCTAAGTCTAGGAGTGGCCAAGGGGAAAAAGGAAGATAAACAGAGAAGCAGGTGTGACCAGAAAACTAATACCTTCTCTAGAATTGTGATTGATCTGGAAGAATCTACCGAGAGGACCTCAGATGAGGATGCAAAACACTCACCTTTTGATTTTGCTGCTAAAGTTACTTATCCTGGAGGAAAGCATGATTCACAAGTTGCAATAAATTCTAATCCAATCACTTCAGAATGCATGAAGAAAGATTTATCTTATAAGATAGCTGAGACTAGCTCCTTTGTCGGGGATAGAAACTGCCAAGATTGGAGTGATTCTGATCAAG GATTAAAATGCCACAAAAATATGCTACACAAAAACCTTTTGGCCAGGAAGCAACAGTTCACTTCATGTGGAATGGGAAATGTGGACCTTAATGAAGTTCAGCTTGATGATTTGTCTTGTGAGTCTGATGATGCCATAGTGGTCAATCCTTTAATGACTAGCTCGTCATGTGGTTTTAGTGGACTGGTTAGCAAGAATCATGAAACCTTGTGTCCAATTATACTTCGGGGAAAAGAAATTAAGGAGTTCCCCAATGGCACTTCTGAGATGATTCAACAAGAAGATGGTgtaaaacttgatttaattaattccaATAACAAAGACAGGAGAACAGAAGTTCAAGTCAGAAATTCTGTACATAGTGGAACGAATGAACGTGGAATCAGTCTTAATAATCCTGCATCTGAATCCAGCCCCCGAATAAACATGCCCGAGTACTGTAGCAGCCATGGTGGAATCACGAAGAATGGAAGGGATGAGCTGATACTGAAACTACAAAATGGTTCTGCTCATGGTCTGAACTCAGCATGTTTAGTTGCTAAACAATTTGGTTGTGAGAAGACTGAAGAAGAGGAGAATGTGTCGATATATTCTGATAAAGTCCAAATTACTATTGAAGATGAACATCATGATGTGTCTCCTCACTCATGGAAGTCTAGTTGCATTTCAGATAATGATTCTAGTCCTATAAGGACTATGGAATCTGGAATTCAATCCTGTAATTCAAATATTCCTGCTTCTGATCAATTTTCGGAAACCCATGGGAGACCTAAAGTTGCAGAAACTTTATCAGGTGAGCAGGATCAAAGATCTTCTGGCAGTAATGAAATGAAACATGAGTGTTACTATAAATGGGAAGAGTCAGCCGAAGTGGATGATTTGATCCATATAGCAGCTGAATCACTTATCCATATCTCCTTGGAGAACTCAGCTTGCTATCAGGAATCTTCAACCCAGGCAGCATCGAATGAGTTAGAGAATGAGGTCAAGGAGCAGCCACAACGGTCCATtgattcttttgagttaatgACTTTGGAACAGGCAGAAACTGGTGCTGATGAATATTCTGTAACATCGAAGCCATTTGAAGTAAGTGATGGACAGACAAAAGATTTTGGTATCAAGTTGAGAAGAGGAAGGAGACTAAAGGATTTTCAAAAGGACATTCTTCCGGGCCTCGCATCTCTTTCTAGACATGAAATTTGTGAAGATAAAAACATTCTTGAGGGAGTTTTAAGATCCAGGGAGTACAAGAAAATGAGAGCCAAGATGGCTATTGGAGAGAACTGGTGCACACCGGTGAGAAGTAAACAGTCAAGGCTCAATTATGTTGGAAGAAAAACTTTTAGATAA
- the LOC105792083 gene encoding probable WRKY transcription factor 17 isoform X1 has protein sequence MNPRWDLKVHEVAESSFRRANHLFSCICDGSQKRSNQEISLMAQDTVNGFRKLLSLLDGSMQSECKRIRRGPLPKSNNVNPAELMDSPSFASQSSICKPSQPHILGQLVSPQFNQSNTRLIPRNVVVLPNLIMGLHHSSTLPTMMPIFDKKLIPWSSSEIVVPQDESCMLLSKRKIGVESEEASTKCAASTGGCHCSKRRKLRIRKTIRVPAISNKPSDIPPDDHSWRKYGQKPIKGSPYPRSYYKCSSTRGCPARKHVERCLEDPSMLVVTYEGDHKHLRITFQSPSNVMV, from the exons ATGAACCCAAGATGGGATTTAAAAGTCCATGAAGTTGCTGAAAGCAGTTTCAGACGTGCCAATCACCTCTTTAGCTGCATTTGTGATGGAAGTCAAAAGAGAAGCAATCAAGAAATTAGCCTCATGGCTCAAGATACAGTAAATGGATTCAGGAAATTGCTTAGCCTCCTTGATGGATCAATGCAATCAGAGTGTAAAAGGATCAGGAGGGGTCCATTGCCGAAATCCAATAATGTAAATCCAGCTGAATTGATGGACAGCCCCAGTTTTGCATCCCAAAGTTCCATTTGCAAACCGAGTCAACCACATATTCTGGGACAATTAGTCTCTCCACAGTTTAATCAATCAAATACTCGTTTGATCCCCAGAAATGTGGTGGTTTTGCCAAATTTGATCATGGGATTGCATCATTCTTCAACACTACCAACCATGATGCCAATATTTGACAAGAAGTTAATTCCATGGTCATCATCAGAAATTGTGGTTCCTCAGGATGAGTCTTGTATGCTTCTTTCAAAGAGAAAGATTGGGGTGGAGAGTGAAGAAGCTAGTACAAAATGTGCAGCCTCAACCGGGGGATGTCACTGTTCAAAGAGAAG GAAACTGAGAATAAGGAAAACTATACGAGTCCCAGCTATAAGTAATAAACCATCTGATATACCACCAGATGATCACTCTTGGAGGAAATATGGCCAAAAACCTATAAAAGGATCTCCATATCCTAG GAGTTACTACAAATGCAGCAGCACAAGGGGATGCCCTGCTAGAAAGCACGTGGAACGATGTTTGGAGGATCCAAGCATGCTAGTTGTGACATATGAAGGAGATCATAAACACTTGAGGATTACATTTCAATCCCCTTCCAATGTGATGGTTTAA
- the LOC105792081 gene encoding heat shock 22 kDa protein, mitochondrial, which produces MAYSTALRRVPVSILFSKLANLSPARTVSVATPTVARSFNTNAQLTKFNDEDRSVNVQRQSDRSVSRRRDSPRFFSDVFDPFSPTRSLSQVLNLMDQFTDHPLLSTPSLSSRKGWDMREDNNALYIRIEMPGLSKEDVKISVEQNTLIIRGEGGIDWEGEEEEEEGGGRRYSSRLDLPPTMYKADEIKAEMKNGVLKVVVPRVKEDERKDVYQVTVE; this is translated from the exons ATGGCATATTCGACTGCTTTAAGAAGAGTACCTGTATCGATTCTGTTTTCGAAGCTGGCCAATCTTTCACCAGCACGTACCGTTTCAGTGGCTACTCCCACCGTGGCTCGCTCCTTCAATACCAATGCTCAGCTCACCAAATTCAACGACGAGGATCGCTCTGTCAACGTTCAGCGCCAATCTGATCGCTCTGTCTCTCGCCGTCGCGATTCTCCCCGTTTCTTCTCTG ACGTATTTGATCCATTTTCACCAACAAGAAGCCTGAGCCAAGTCCTGAACCTAATGGATCAATTCACGGACCACCCATTGCTGTCAACTCCGAGCTTGTCGTCAAGGAAAGGGTGGGACATGAGGGAGGACAACAATGCTCTTTATATCCGGATTGAAATGCCGGGGCTTAGCAAGGAGGATGTTAAGATCTCGGTGGAACAGAACACACTCATCATCCGAGGAGAAGGGGGTATTGATTGGGAgggtgaagaagaagaagaagagggggGAGGGAGACGGTACTCGAGCAGGCTTGACCTACCCCCCACCATGTATAAGGCGGATGAGATAAAGGCTGAGATGAAAAATGGGGTGTTGAAAGTGGTTGTGCCTAGAGTGAAGGAGGATGAGAGGAAGGATGTGTATCAAGTCACCGTTGAGTAG
- the LOC105792084 gene encoding protein NRT1/ PTR FAMILY 6.3 — MSLPVTQGKTLPDAWDYRGCPAERSKSGGWTSAAMILGVEACERLTTLGIAVNMVTYLTGTMHLGNASSATTVTNFLGTSFMLCLLGGFIADTFLGRYLTIGIFATVQATGVTILTISTVIPSLRPPKCSRDSVTTCTPASGIQLVVLYLALYLTALGTGGLKSSVSGFGSDQFDDSDPEERSQMTNFFNWFFFFINIGSLGSVTILVYIQDNLGREWGYGICACAILMGLVVFLLGTKRYRFKKLVGSPLTQIAAVFVAAWKKRHLELPSDSSLLFNIDNVTEGSMKKKKKQKLPHSKQFRFLDRAAIMNQSGLEANKWSLATLTDVEEVKMVLRMLPIWATTVIFWTVYAQMTTFSVSQATTMDRHIGKFQIPPASLTVFFVAAILLTVPVYDKLIAPIAKKVLNNPQGLTPLQRIGVGLVLSIIAMIAAALTEIKRLRTASSHGLTTNPVAKIPLSVFWLVPQFLLVGAGEAFTYIGQLDFFLRECPKGMKAMSTGLFLSTLSLGFFVSSLLVTVVHKVTGNKKPWLPNNLNQGRLYNFYWLLTILSCFNLGIYLVFAKWYMYKDKRLADEGIELEEADPTFH; from the exons ATGTCTCTCCCTGTAACACAAGGGAAAACCCTTCCTGACGCATGGGACTACAGGGGCTGCCCCGCCGAGCGGTCCAAGTCCGGTGGTTGGACCAGTGCAGCCATGATTCTAG gTGTTGAGGCATGTGAGAGGCTAACAACGTTAGGTATCGCTGTTAATATGGTGACATATTTAACCGGCACCATGCATTTGGGAAATGCTTCCTCAGCCACCACCGTCACCAACTTCCTTGGCACATCTTTCATGCTTTGTCTTCTCGGTGGTTTTATCGCCGACACTTTTCTTGGcag GTATCTCACAATTGGAATCTTCGCCACCGTTCAGGCAACT GGCGTCACCATTTTGACAATCTCAACAGTGATCCCAAGCCTAAGGCCTCCAAAATGCAGTAGGGACAGTGTCACTACATGCACCCCAGCAAGCGGCATACAACTCGTTGTTCTCTACTTAGCCCTTTACCTGACCGCCCTCGGTACAGGCGGTCTCAAATCGAGTGTTTCAGGGTTTGGATCAGATCAGTTCGATGATTCGGACCCTGAAGAGAGATCCCAAATGACAAACTTCTTCAACTGGTTCTTTTTCTTCATAAACATAGGCTCACTTGGTTCAGTGACCATTCTGGTATACATCCAGGATAATTTAGGGCGTGAATGGGGTTACGGTATTTGTGCTTGTGCTATTTTGATGGGGTTGGTGGTGTTTCTATTGGGTACCAAGCGTTACCGTTTCAAGAAATTGGTTGGGAGCCCATTGACCCAAATCGCTGCAGTGTTTGTAGCTGCCTGGAAAAAAAGGCATCTGGAATTGCCATCTGATTCGTCGTTGCTGTTCAATATTGATAATGTAACTGAAGGatcaatgaagaagaagaagaaacaaaagtTGCCCCACAGCAAGCAGTTTCG ATTCTTAGACAGGGCCGCGATCATGAACCAATCTGGTCTTGAGGCAAACAAGTGGAGTTTAGCTACATTAACGGATGTTGAAGAAGTGAAAATGGTGCTCAGAATGTTGCCAATTTGGGCAACCACTGTCATATTTTGGACTGTCTATGCCCAAATGACAACGTTTTCAGTTTCTCAGGCTACAACTATGGATCGTCACATTGGCAAATTTCAAATCCCACCCGCGTCACTCACAGTTTTCTTCGTCGCTGCCATTCTCTTGACTGTCCCAGTTTATGACAAGCTCATTGCTCCAATTGCAAAAAAGGTGTTAAACAATCCACAAGGTTTAACCCCTTTGCAAAGGATCGGGGTTGGTTTAGTTTTATCCATAATAGCCATGATCGCGGCAGCGCTGACGGAAATAAAGCGATTGAGAACCGCAAGCTCACATGGTCTTACAACCAACCCGGTGGCTAAAATCCCATTAAGCGTCTTTTGGTTGGTCCCTCAGTTTTTGTTAGTGGGGGCCGGGGAGGCCTTCACATATATAGGGCAGCTTGACTTTTTCTTAAGGGAGTGCCCCAAAGGGATGAAAGCAATGAGTACAGGTTTATTTTTGAGTACCCTTTCATTAGGATTCTTCGTTAGTTCTTTGTTGGTAACCGTAGTTCACAAGGTCACCGGTAACAAAAAACCATGGCTACCAAACAATCTGAACCAAGGGAGGCTCTATAATTTCTATTGGCTTTTGACAATTTTGAGTTGCTTCAACTTGGGAATTTACTTGGTTTTTGCTAAATGGTATATGTACAAAGACAAGAGGCTTGCAGATGAAGGGATTGAATTGGAAGAAGCCGACCCTACCTTCCATTAG
- the LOC105792083 gene encoding probable WRKY transcription factor 17 isoform X2 translates to MNPRWDLKVHEVAESSFRRANHLFSCICDGSQKRSNQEISLMAQDTVNGFRKLLSLLDGSMQSECKRIRRGPLPKSNNVNPAELMDSPSFASQSSICKPSQPHILGQLVSPQFNQSNTRLIPRNVVVLPNLIMGLHHSSTLPTMMPIFDKKLIPWSSSEIVVPQDESCMLLSKRKIGVESEEASTKCAASTGGCHCSKRRKLRIRKTIRVPAISNKPSDIPPDDHSWRKYGQKPIKGSPYPSSTRGCPARKHVERCLEDPSMLVVTYEGDHKHLRITFQSPSNVMV, encoded by the exons ATGAACCCAAGATGGGATTTAAAAGTCCATGAAGTTGCTGAAAGCAGTTTCAGACGTGCCAATCACCTCTTTAGCTGCATTTGTGATGGAAGTCAAAAGAGAAGCAATCAAGAAATTAGCCTCATGGCTCAAGATACAGTAAATGGATTCAGGAAATTGCTTAGCCTCCTTGATGGATCAATGCAATCAGAGTGTAAAAGGATCAGGAGGGGTCCATTGCCGAAATCCAATAATGTAAATCCAGCTGAATTGATGGACAGCCCCAGTTTTGCATCCCAAAGTTCCATTTGCAAACCGAGTCAACCACATATTCTGGGACAATTAGTCTCTCCACAGTTTAATCAATCAAATACTCGTTTGATCCCCAGAAATGTGGTGGTTTTGCCAAATTTGATCATGGGATTGCATCATTCTTCAACACTACCAACCATGATGCCAATATTTGACAAGAAGTTAATTCCATGGTCATCATCAGAAATTGTGGTTCCTCAGGATGAGTCTTGTATGCTTCTTTCAAAGAGAAAGATTGGGGTGGAGAGTGAAGAAGCTAGTACAAAATGTGCAGCCTCAACCGGGGGATGTCACTGTTCAAAGAGAAG GAAACTGAGAATAAGGAAAACTATACGAGTCCCAGCTATAAGTAATAAACCATCTGATATACCACCAGATGATCACTCTTGGAGGAAATATGGCCAAAAACCTATAAAAGGATCTCCATATCCTAG CAGCACAAGGGGATGCCCTGCTAGAAAGCACGTGGAACGATGTTTGGAGGATCCAAGCATGCTAGTTGTGACATATGAAGGAGATCATAAACACTTGAGGATTACATTTCAATCCCCTTCCAATGTGATGGTTTAA